In Spirosoma aureum, a single genomic region encodes these proteins:
- a CDS encoding FtsX-like permease family protein, whose protein sequence is MLRNYLKIAFRRLWTDKTNAAINVLGLTLGITCCLVIYIFVRYESGFDGFHTNVSRIYRVVHHNKTADGVQHWPTTAYPLAEAIRQNIPGVGVTQTAGPDSRLISSVDSRGVVHRFDEKRVMFADANYLRTFDFVNVFPEGIWLAGNARTAFQQPNSVVLTQKMAERYFSGYTGRFEELLGKTLTLNNGDPLLVSGIIRNPPSTTNLLFDILVNYQFFKANNPYQATNWSGNYRGTTYVTLPAGADPKAFERQLQALQKKYMKVDDIRRISYFLQPITSIHTETLYGSSQGSYIVSRDMLWGLVSLAVFLILIASFNFINLTTAQAIRRRKEVGVRKVVGGTQVQLFSQFIGETLIIAIVAGVLSLLILHTLLNWINQSLTIIDLNLSADPTIWAFSAGLILVVALLAGFYPAIVLSNAQPITALKNTTPQRHARFSLRQGLIVLQFCITYALLVSTFVVSRQMNLFSSKDLGFTKDAVITINGPRNQVAGKLGTFREELLQSPAIKEVSFGSGAPITNNHYGTDFRLKSEAVQMNRQAEEKFVDLAYQSLFDLKLIAGRWFTQSNNLPEGSRFNAFVVNETMVKMLGLTPEQAIGKTMIINEGEAPILGVVKDFHNVSLQQAITPCVLMVWNTGFYDEIHLRVQTQNSRLLNLPQTLGFIEKNWKQLFPDDVYQYTFLNESLAKNYIIEQLVFDAFRIFAAISIFISCLGLFGLITFAANQRTKEIGVRKVLGASVASLVGLLSKDFLKLVLIAIVIASPLAWYAMSQWSQGFAYKADIEWWVFVLAGLLAVGIALLTVSFQSIKAALMNPVNSLRSE, encoded by the coding sequence ATGCTACGAAACTATCTTAAGATCGCTTTTCGCCGTCTTTGGACCGACAAGACAAACGCGGCTATCAATGTTCTGGGGTTAACCCTGGGCATAACGTGCTGCTTAGTGATCTATATTTTCGTGCGTTATGAATCTGGCTTTGATGGATTTCATACAAACGTAAGCCGGATATACCGGGTCGTTCACCACAACAAAACGGCCGACGGTGTCCAGCATTGGCCTACTACGGCCTATCCGTTAGCTGAAGCCATCCGTCAGAACATACCGGGCGTTGGCGTTACCCAAACGGCCGGACCGGATAGCCGGCTGATCAGTTCGGTCGATAGCCGGGGCGTTGTCCATCGCTTTGACGAGAAACGTGTCATGTTTGCCGATGCGAACTATCTGCGGACGTTCGATTTTGTGAACGTTTTTCCGGAAGGTATCTGGCTGGCGGGCAATGCCCGTACGGCCTTTCAGCAACCCAATAGCGTCGTGCTGACACAGAAAATGGCTGAGCGATACTTCTCCGGATACACAGGACGTTTTGAGGAACTGCTGGGCAAGACATTGACACTCAACAACGGTGATCCGCTACTCGTATCAGGCATCATTCGCAACCCGCCCTCTACAACGAACCTGCTGTTCGATATTTTAGTCAATTACCAGTTTTTTAAGGCCAACAATCCGTATCAGGCTACCAACTGGTCGGGCAATTATCGCGGAACGACCTATGTTACGCTGCCCGCCGGGGCTGATCCAAAGGCCTTTGAACGTCAGTTACAGGCATTGCAAAAGAAATACATGAAAGTGGATGATATCCGCCGAATCAGTTATTTCCTTCAACCGATCACCAGTATCCACACCGAAACGCTGTATGGAAGTTCACAAGGGAGCTACATTGTTAGCCGCGATATGCTCTGGGGATTGGTCAGTCTGGCCGTTTTCCTGATTCTGATAGCCTCCTTCAACTTTATCAACCTGACCACGGCCCAGGCCATCCGCCGACGGAAAGAAGTAGGCGTCCGGAAAGTAGTGGGTGGTACACAAGTGCAATTGTTCAGTCAGTTTATTGGCGAAACCCTCATCATTGCTATTGTAGCCGGTGTGTTATCACTACTGATCCTTCATACATTATTGAACTGGATCAACCAATCGCTGACAATCATTGATCTAAACCTCAGTGCCGATCCTACCATCTGGGCGTTCAGCGCCGGCCTGATTCTGGTCGTGGCGCTACTGGCCGGATTTTATCCGGCAATTGTTCTATCCAATGCTCAACCCATCACCGCGTTAAAGAACACTACCCCCCAGCGACACGCCCGTTTTTCACTTCGGCAGGGATTAATTGTGCTGCAATTCTGCATCACCTATGCCCTGTTGGTTAGCACCTTTGTCGTCAGCCGGCAAATGAATTTATTCAGTAGTAAGGATTTAGGCTTTACGAAGGACGCTGTCATTACCATAAACGGACCACGCAATCAGGTTGCCGGGAAACTCGGTACGTTCCGGGAGGAATTGCTGCAAAGCCCTGCCATTAAGGAAGTTAGTTTTGGTTCAGGGGCTCCAATTACCAATAATCATTATGGCACCGATTTTCGGCTAAAATCAGAAGCCGTTCAAATGAATCGGCAGGCCGAAGAGAAATTTGTTGATCTGGCCTATCAATCGCTTTTTGATCTGAAGCTCATTGCCGGAAGGTGGTTCACTCAGTCGAATAATCTGCCGGAAGGTTCGCGGTTCAATGCCTTTGTCGTCAATGAAACAATGGTAAAAATGCTCGGCCTGACTCCCGAACAGGCCATTGGTAAAACCATGATTATCAATGAAGGAGAAGCTCCTATACTGGGCGTAGTCAAAGATTTTCATAATGTTTCGTTGCAGCAAGCTATTACGCCATGTGTGTTAATGGTTTGGAATACAGGATTTTATGATGAAATTCATTTGCGGGTACAAACGCAGAACAGCCGTTTATTAAACCTGCCGCAAACGCTCGGTTTTATTGAAAAAAACTGGAAGCAACTCTTTCCGGACGATGTGTACCAGTACACATTTTTGAACGAGTCTCTGGCGAAAAATTACATCATTGAGCAATTGGTATTCGACGCATTCCGGATTTTTGCTGCTATCTCGATTTTCATTTCGTGCCTTGGCCTATTCGGGCTCATCACGTTCGCAGCGAATCAACGAACCAAAGAAATCGGCGTCCGGAAAGTATTGGGTGCATCGGTGGCCAGCCTAGTAGGCTTGCTCTCCAAAGACTTCCTGAAACTGGTGTTGATCGCCATTGTTATTGCCTCGCCCCTGGCCTGGTATGCCATGAGTCAATGGTCACAAGGCTTTGCTTACAAGGCTGATATAGAGTGGTGGGTGTTCGTCCTGGCGGGGCTTCTGGCAGTGGGTATTGCCTTATTGACAGTTAGTTTTCAAAGCATTAAAGCAGCCCTGATGAATCCGGTGAACTCATTGAGAAGTGAATAA